In Bacillota bacterium, the following are encoded in one genomic region:
- a CDS encoding zinc ABC transporter substrate-binding protein → MKSIRNHRSLHSMIFPMVAFCALIAVAACGCHDHHDACPDGNGKIAVMATIFPIADIIKNIGGNYVVVTCLLPPGADPHTFEPTASQVKNTSQADIFFCIGGGLDDWATKLSDAAAERKPQLTRLMENMHESVLPFPEHDSARVENPHIWLDPLLVRDHIVPIITEELSHALPQMKECFAENSAAYQLELTALDREINKRFTSLKRRSFISYHSAWVYFAARYELEETAVISEHPGEEPSPRWVAELIDLAREHAITTIFAEPQTNTAMAESIAAEIGGHVSLLDPVGGEGIPGRSSYLELMRYNTDLIAEGFRE, encoded by the coding sequence TTGAAATCGATTCGTAACCATCGTTCCCTCCATTCCATGATTTTCCCCATGGTTGCGTTCTGCGCCTTGATCGCCGTGGCAGCCTGCGGTTGCCATGACCATCATGATGCTTGCCCGGATGGAAACGGCAAGATAGCGGTCATGGCCACTATCTTTCCCATCGCTGATATAATCAAAAACATTGGTGGAAATTACGTTGTCGTGACCTGCCTTCTCCCCCCCGGAGCAGATCCCCATACTTTCGAACCCACCGCATCACAGGTTAAAAATACTTCGCAAGCAGATATATTTTTCTGCATCGGCGGCGGGCTTGATGATTGGGCCACGAAACTTTCCGATGCAGCGGCAGAGCGAAAACCCCAACTCACCCGCCTCATGGAAAACATGCATGAGTCAGTATTGCCCTTTCCGGAACATGATTCGGCGCGCGTTGAAAATCCCCACATCTGGCTCGACCCCTTGCTGGTACGCGATCATATCGTTCCGATCATTACCGAGGAACTGTCACATGCCCTTCCGCAAATGAAAGAATGTTTTGCAGAAAATAGTGCCGCTTATCAGCTAGAACTGACCGCACTCGACCGGGAGATAAACAAACGCTTCACCTCGCTGAAGAGACGTTCTTTTATCTCCTACCATTCTGCCTGGGTATATTTTGCGGCACGCTACGAATTGGAGGAAACAGCGGTTATCTCCGAACATCCGGGTGAAGAACCTTCGCCCCGGTGGGTTGCTGAACTGATAGATCTTGCCAGGGAACATGCAATAACCACCATATTCGCCGAACCGCAAACGAACACTGCCATGGCCGAGAGTATTGCTGCCGAAATAGGCGGCCACGTTTCGCTGCTCGACCCCGTGGGGGGCGAGGGCATCCCGGGCAGGAGCTCCTATCTGGAACTTATGCGCTACAACACCGATTTGATAGCGGAAGGATTCCGGGAATGA
- a CDS encoding ABC transporter ATP-binding protein, with the protein MSSSRVIVEFRDVCINIDGVKILEKITFQVNRGEMIGVIGPNGAGKTTLLKTVLGLVKFERGEVLVFGVNPAHLGKKRRLIGYIPQTNTFEPRFPVSSADVVSMGLLGHRPGSGFSISRRKQITETLEKVGLADCADYPFYTLSGGQQQGILLARAIIGKPELLLLDEPTSGLDAVARENFLVLLENLQRHLGLTVMMVSHDFMSIAHSTHSIICINNSMHIHGNPSEVLGDSRLGELFRCQYDVLEHGKKLTNNIPRRPENESPPETGSDG; encoded by the coding sequence ATGTCCTCCAGCCGTGTCATTGTAGAATTCAGGGATGTTTGCATCAACATTGACGGGGTTAAGATACTGGAAAAGATAACTTTTCAAGTAAACAGAGGAGAGATGATCGGGGTTATCGGCCCCAATGGGGCAGGTAAAACCACCCTTTTAAAAACGGTCCTCGGGTTGGTAAAATTTGAGCGGGGGGAAGTCCTTGTTTTTGGGGTCAACCCTGCACACCTTGGTAAAAAACGCCGTCTGATTGGATATATCCCCCAGACGAACACTTTTGAGCCGAGGTTTCCTGTTTCCTCTGCCGATGTGGTCTCCATGGGCTTGCTCGGTCATCGTCCCGGGTCGGGTTTTTCAATATCCCGGCGGAAACAGATCACCGAGACCCTTGAAAAGGTCGGTCTGGCTGACTGCGCCGACTATCCATTCTACACTCTTTCCGGAGGGCAGCAGCAAGGTATCCTCCTGGCCAGGGCTATTATTGGTAAACCGGAGTTGCTCCTGCTCGATGAACCTACTTCGGGGCTCGATGCGGTTGCCCGGGAAAATTTTCTTGTCCTGCTGGAAAATTTGCAAAGGCATCTGGGCCTTACCGTCATGATGGTCTCTCATGATTTCATGAGTATTGCCCATTCAACACATTCGATCATCTGTATCAACAATTCCATGCATATCCATGGAAATCCATCCGAAGTACTTGGCGATTCCCGCCTTGGTGAACTTTTCCGTTGTCAGTATGACGTTCTGGAACATGGAAAAAAGTTGACGAACAACATCCCCCGAAGGCCAGAGAACGAAAGCCCTCCCGAAACAGGAAGTGATGGCTAA
- a CDS encoding metal ABC transporter permease produces MANMDNIFSFIFMQRALIASVMIGVLCSAVSLLVVLKRLSFLSVGLSHSALGGIAMGLVTGINPMLTGILFAIIVALATGLATHRRKIAEDTAIGIMFSAGMGIGIILISLASGYYPELFSLLFGNILAVTSADLYLLGTVTVAVLLFIGFFLKELLAICFDEEMALVGGIPVMPLYLGMLVAMAVTIMVSVKIAGVVLASALLVIPAATGYRLCKNYRGMLVASLLTGLVGCIGGLLLSYFLNFPSGATIVLVMTTLFLLSGFKKTKDPPTASF; encoded by the coding sequence ATGGCTAACATGGATAATATTTTTTCTTTTATCTTCATGCAACGGGCCCTGATCGCCTCGGTGATGATCGGTGTACTATGCTCCGCCGTCTCCCTTCTGGTGGTACTTAAACGACTTTCTTTCCTGAGTGTTGGCCTTTCCCATTCAGCGCTCGGGGGTATCGCCATGGGCCTGGTAACCGGGATAAATCCAATGTTGACCGGTATCCTGTTTGCCATAATCGTTGCTCTGGCCACGGGCCTTGCAACTCATCGACGAAAAATTGCTGAAGACACTGCCATCGGCATCATGTTCTCGGCAGGTATGGGAATTGGCATCATCCTTATCAGCCTTGCCAGTGGATACTATCCTGAACTCTTCTCCCTGCTTTTCGGGAATATCCTCGCTGTTACATCAGCCGATCTCTACCTGCTGGGAACGGTAACGGTGGCGGTTCTGCTTTTCATCGGCTTTTTCCTGAAGGAGTTGCTGGCGATCTGCTTTGACGAAGAGATGGCTTTGGTGGGCGGCATTCCGGTCATGCCTCTTTATCTGGGTATGTTGGTGGCCATGGCAGTGACGATCATGGTTTCTGTAAAGATCGCCGGTGTCGTTCTTGCTTCCGCCTTGCTTGTCATTCCGGCAGCAACCGGTTATCGTCTATGCAAAAATTATCGGGGTATGCTTGTTGCCTCCCTGCTCACGGGATTGGTCGGTTGTATCGGTGGTCTGCTTCTATCCTACTTCTTGAACTTCCCGTCAGGAGCCACGATCGTGTTGGTGATGACGACACTCTTCCTGCTTTCCGGTTTTAAAAAAACAAAGGACCCCCCCACGGCCTCATTCTGA
- a CDS encoding MBL fold metallo-hydrolase produces the protein MLLTEKLFWYPWGGYGNNCNTYLLAGEKNILVDPGHLRNEFGEDCMEQLRKKIEKDGFSFKDIKLIICTHGHPDHYESAPAIREESGARIAVHKEEEYLLDAMARIYHERGGNTSVDLAPDIFLQEGDLEVGDTVLKVLHTPGHSPGSACFYHYKEKALISGDTVFRSSIGRTDFPGGDMELMKESIEKLSLMEEEIQWLLPGHMDMVSGPENIDRNFSTIKSYFF, from the coding sequence TTGTTGTTGACGGAAAAGCTATTCTGGTATCCCTGGGGGGGGTACGGAAATAACTGCAATACATATCTTTTGGCGGGAGAGAAGAATATCCTTGTTGATCCCGGTCACCTGAGGAATGAATTTGGTGAAGATTGCATGGAGCAGTTAAGAAAAAAAATTGAAAAAGACGGTTTTTCTTTCAAAGATATCAAGCTGATCATCTGCACTCACGGCCATCCGGACCATTACGAGTCGGCGCCGGCGATCAGGGAAGAAAGCGGTGCGCGTATCGCGGTGCACAAGGAGGAGGAGTACCTGCTTGACGCGATGGCCAGAATATATCATGAACGGGGTGGAAACACCTCTGTCGATCTGGCCCCGGATATTTTCCTTCAGGAAGGAGATCTGGAGGTGGGGGACACGGTCTTGAAAGTGTTGCATACCCCCGGGCACTCACCGGGCTCAGCCTGTTTTTATCACTACAAGGAAAAAGCACTGATCAGCGGCGATACCGTTTTCAGATCCAGTATCGGGCGCACAGATTTTCCGGGCGGCGACATGGAATTGATGAAAGAAAGCATTGAAAAACTGTCTCTCATGGAAGAGGAAATCCAATGGTTGCTGCCAGGGCACATGGATATGGTTTCCGGGCCGGAAAACATTGACCGTAATTTTTCCACCATCAAGAGTTATTTTTTCTAG
- a CDS encoding MATE family efflux transporter has translation MYKIVNDNRTELLEENIFTLIWRYSLPATTGMLVNASFNIIDTIFVGFLGSEAIAGLSVSFPVQMLMGGIAIGTAVGASSLISRQLGAGDYREASKTASQSFSLALLLSLVIIFIGIFYLEDMITMFGATPEIFSATYDYLSIILWGAPTVFLMMMSNNIIRGEGNPVMSMKIMIAGAVLNIILDPIFIFVLDLGIKGAALATVVARTIVLFYVAYYYLSGKSVVRIAAKWFLLRWKIIYEIYRVGISAIFTQIAFNLATIFVNRILGGYDYLGIAALGIIMRLQAFIILPCIGISQGLLTIIGFNFGAGLHKRVRESFLKATFVAFIFATAISLPFFLFSPFFISIFSRDYQLIEIASYALRIMVVSIPIASFQIISSVLFQGTGRGLPALVLTLSRQLLLYLPLVYILDKFWGMDGIWFSAPISDMASWIIALVAVTIEFNRLKTPMWSYISASLQRRIAREPTP, from the coding sequence GTGTACAAGATAGTAAACGATAACCGCACCGAGTTGCTGGAGGAAAATATCTTCACCCTGATCTGGAGATATTCCCTTCCGGCTACCACGGGCATGCTAGTAAACGCATCATTCAATATAATCGACACCATATTCGTCGGCTTTCTGGGGAGCGAGGCCATCGCCGGCCTCTCCGTATCCTTCCCCGTGCAAATGTTGATGGGAGGCATCGCCATCGGCACCGCCGTGGGGGCCTCATCCCTTATCTCACGTCAACTAGGTGCCGGTGATTACAGGGAGGCCAGCAAAACAGCCAGTCAGTCCTTCTCCCTGGCACTGTTGCTCAGTCTCGTTATCATCTTTATCGGCATTTTCTACCTGGAAGATATGATCACCATGTTCGGTGCCACCCCCGAGATATTTTCGGCCACATACGATTATCTTTCCATAATTTTGTGGGGGGCTCCCACCGTCTTCCTGATGATGATGAGCAACAATATCATCCGCGGTGAAGGGAACCCGGTCATGTCCATGAAGATCATGATCGCCGGTGCGGTGCTGAATATCATCCTCGATCCCATCTTCATCTTTGTTCTGGACCTGGGCATCAAGGGCGCCGCTCTGGCAACGGTCGTTGCCCGCACAATCGTGCTCTTCTACGTTGCTTATTATTATCTTTCGGGCAAGAGTGTTGTCCGTATTGCAGCGAAATGGTTCCTGCTCCGCTGGAAAATAATTTATGAAATATACAGGGTGGGCATCTCTGCGATCTTCACACAGATTGCCTTCAATCTGGCTACTATTTTCGTGAACAGGATTCTTGGAGGCTATGATTACCTGGGCATCGCCGCTCTCGGAATTATCATGCGCTTGCAGGCATTTATCATCTTGCCCTGTATCGGCATCTCCCAGGGCCTTCTGACCATCATCGGTTTCAATTTCGGGGCCGGGCTCCACAAAAGAGTGCGCGAATCATTCCTTAAAGCGACATTTGTTGCTTTCATCTTTGCTACTGCCATCTCCCTTCCTTTCTTTCTTTTTTCCCCCTTCTTCATCAGCATATTCAGCCGGGATTACCAGCTGATCGAGATTGCTTCTTACGCATTGCGCATCATGGTCGTCTCCATCCCCATTGCCTCCTTCCAGATCATCTCCTCGGTTCTTTTTCAGGGAACAGGACGTGGATTGCCTGCCCTGGTACTGACACTTTCCCGTCAATTGCTGCTCTACCTGCCCCTGGTTTATATTCTGGATAAATTCTGGGGTATGGATGGAATCTGGTTCTCCGCCCCCATCTCTGACATGGCCTCCTGGATAATAGCCCTGGTTGCTGTGACCATTGAATTCAACCGCTTGAAAACCCCTATGTGGAGTTATATCTCCGCTTCATTGCAGCGGAGGATAGCCCGTGAACCAACCCCCTAG
- a CDS encoding penicillin acylase family protein — MKKLSVFAITMLFLLTVMAGGCSPEETGVVDWIKWFFQQKSGLPVYSGTVLTTGVEKPVTIYYDEYGVPHIYAESEWDVAFAQGYAQANDRLFQMDLFRRVISGTLSEIVGGKRESTVEQDVFNRTVGYRRAAEANMGVISEETRLMLDGFAAGVNAYIEDNIDNLPPEFVLFDYVPDEWTPVDSLAIGKMIAWSLGGNMETELFLYALGSKIGVDSDKFKDILPGYAEYGPTIVTNATDRDIAGAARLIELSCQTGFGEAVSGIGSNNWVVSGDLTESGGALLASDMHLTLDLPAIWFMNHLIIPGELNVSGVMFPGVPGVIAGYNEHIAWAETNLDPDVMDLYEIKFHENDPHKYLFDGEWIDAEVIEETVKVRGQEDIELEIIVTRHGPVISDAVGMDTPLSLRWIGLDATPKADALVEMIRAKNFEEFRAATRSFWTPAQNFVYADTEGNIGYLGNGKFPIRSSKHEQEGNGLLPVPGWSSEYEWTGFVDMDDIPYLYNPPSGMIVTANHRVVEDDYPYFISYEWTHPSRAIGITKQLRERVDSGNKLTLDDMKAVQTSYYNDMGGKLAQEIIASLERKESELDEKELQALQTLKTWAKNPLDEADSVGAAIFWRFYSLFIKNVYLDQLPAELEDQAFSYKSIINVLDRNIRTGSSAWISGDFDDTVREVFAETVADLSANVGSEVSSWEWGKIHQHTFNHYIGAEVNPKRYDRGPFNVGGNISTPCAMGSLPTPEIPFDVMLGAPYRYLIDMSNHEAYDMLAIGNSGHIRSEHYDDLLDMWLAGEYKRMCFEKEEVTEKATRVVTLQPE, encoded by the coding sequence TTGAAAAAGCTGAGTGTGTTCGCAATAACCATGCTGTTCTTGTTGACGGTCATGGCAGGGGGTTGTTCACCGGAGGAAACAGGTGTTGTTGACTGGATAAAATGGTTTTTTCAACAGAAAAGCGGCTTGCCCGTCTACAGTGGCACTGTACTTACCACCGGTGTAGAGAAACCGGTTACCATATATTATGATGAATATGGAGTGCCGCATATCTATGCAGAAAGCGAGTGGGACGTGGCCTTTGCCCAGGGATACGCACAGGCCAATGACCGTCTTTTCCAGATGGATCTTTTCCGCCGGGTTATATCCGGCACGCTGTCGGAGATCGTGGGGGGCAAAAGAGAAAGTACTGTCGAACAGGATGTTTTCAACCGTACCGTTGGCTATCGTCGGGCGGCCGAGGCCAACATGGGTGTTATTTCTGAAGAAACCAGGCTGATGCTGGATGGTTTTGCTGCCGGCGTCAATGCCTATATTGAAGACAATATCGATAATCTTCCCCCTGAATTTGTCCTTTTTGATTATGTTCCCGATGAATGGACTCCCGTTGATTCCCTGGCTATAGGGAAGATGATCGCCTGGTCGCTGGGAGGCAACATGGAGACGGAGCTGTTCCTGTATGCCCTGGGATCCAAAATCGGCGTGGACAGTGATAAATTCAAGGATATTCTCCCGGGCTATGCCGAATACGGGCCAACCATTGTAACCAACGCCACGGACAGGGATATTGCGGGCGCAGCCAGGCTGATAGAACTTTCCTGCCAGACCGGTTTCGGAGAGGCAGTTAGCGGGATCGGTTCCAACAACTGGGTGGTCAGCGGGGATTTGACCGAGAGCGGCGGTGCATTGCTGGCCAGTGATATGCACCTGACCCTGGATTTGCCTGCTATCTGGTTCATGAACCACCTCATCATTCCCGGTGAATTGAATGTTTCCGGGGTAATGTTCCCCGGGGTTCCGGGGGTTATTGCCGGATACAACGAGCACATCGCCTGGGCAGAAACCAACCTGGATCCTGACGTGATGGATCTCTATGAAATAAAATTCCATGAAAATGATCCTCACAAATATTTGTTTGACGGGGAATGGATCGATGCAGAGGTAATAGAAGAGACGGTGAAGGTGAGGGGGCAGGAGGACATCGAGCTGGAGATTATCGTGACCAGGCATGGTCCGGTTATATCTGATGCTGTGGGAATGGATACTCCCCTGAGCCTGCGTTGGATCGGCCTCGATGCTACCCCCAAAGCCGATGCTCTTGTAGAGATGATCCGGGCGAAAAATTTTGAAGAGTTCAGGGCGGCCACCAGGAGTTTCTGGACCCCTGCCCAGAATTTTGTTTATGCCGATACGGAGGGGAATATCGGTTATCTGGGAAATGGCAAATTTCCCATCCGTTCGTCCAAGCATGAACAGGAAGGCAACGGGCTTCTACCCGTGCCGGGGTGGAGCAGTGAATATGAGTGGACCGGATTTGTCGATATGGATGATATTCCCTACCTCTACAATCCTCCTTCGGGGATGATCGTTACCGCCAATCACCGGGTCGTCGAGGATGACTATCCTTACTTCATTTCCTATGAATGGACACATCCTTCCCGGGCTATCGGGATCACCAAGCAACTGAGAGAACGTGTTGACAGCGGGAACAAACTGACATTGGATGACATGAAGGCGGTCCAGACCAGTTACTACAATGATATGGGGGGCAAATTGGCACAGGAAATAATCGCCTCGCTGGAAAGAAAAGAATCGGAACTGGATGAGAAAGAGCTTCAGGCCCTGCAGACATTGAAAACATGGGCGAAAAATCCGCTGGACGAGGCAGATTCGGTCGGTGCTGCTATTTTCTGGAGGTTCTACTCCCTGTTTATCAAAAACGTTTATCTGGATCAGCTGCCGGCGGAACTTGAAGATCAAGCGTTCAGCTACAAGAGTATTATCAATGTCCTGGATCGCAACATCAGGACCGGCAGTTCGGCCTGGATCAGCGGGGATTTTGATGACACGGTAAGGGAAGTATTTGCTGAAACGGTGGCAGACCTTTCTGCCAACGTCGGCTCGGAGGTGTCTTCCTGGGAATGGGGCAAAATTCATCAGCATACCTTCAACCACTATATTGGTGCCGAGGTCAACCCCAAAAGGTATGACCGCGGCCCATTCAACGTGGGAGGAAACATTTCCACTCCCTGTGCGATGGGAAGTTTGCCTACTCCTGAAATACCCTTCGATGTGATGCTGGGGGCTCCCTATCGCTATCTCATCGACATGTCAAACCACGAGGCCTATGATATGCTTGCGATTGGCAACTCCGGCCATATTCGCAGTGAACATTATGATGACCTGCTGGATATGTGGCTGGCCGGCGAATACAAGCGGATGTGCTTCGAGAAGGAGGAAGTTACGGAAAAAGCAACCAGGGTTGTAACCTTGCAACCGGAGTAA
- the sigK gene encoding RNA polymerase sporulation sigma factor SigK, which produces MHVFLFTLAALAEELFLLIGYYAHNSFPQPLATDDERKYLLKMAEGDMEARNVLIEHNLRLVAHIIKKFETTIDKEDLISIGTIGLIKGINTFDINCGTRLATYAARCIENEILMYFRSLSRKRAEVSLQEPLGFDNDGNEIKFEDILSYEDSVLKEVEANILSERIIAAIDKKLHGKEKQVLAMRFGLSGRKRRTQKEIARMLGISRSYVSRIEKKAIQKIARDFR; this is translated from the coding sequence TTGCATGTGTTCCTGTTCACCCTTGCAGCTCTGGCAGAAGAGCTGTTTTTGCTGATCGGCTATTATGCCCACAATTCCTTTCCCCAGCCTTTGGCCACGGATGATGAAAGGAAATACCTTCTCAAAATGGCCGAAGGCGACATGGAGGCGAGGAATGTCCTTATTGAACATAACCTCAGGCTGGTCGCTCACATCATCAAAAAATTTGAAACTACCATTGACAAGGAAGACCTTATTTCCATCGGCACGATCGGGCTGATAAAAGGAATCAATACATTTGACATCAACTGCGGGACCCGTCTGGCCACCTATGCAGCCCGTTGTATCGAGAACGAGATATTGATGTACTTCCGCTCCCTTTCCAGGAAAAGGGCCGAAGTCTCGTTGCAGGAACCATTGGGTTTTGACAATGATGGCAACGAGATCAAATTTGAAGACATACTCAGCTACGAGGATTCGGTCCTGAAGGAAGTTGAGGCGAATATTCTCTCCGAAAGGATCATCGCCGCCATAGACAAAAAATTGCACGGTAAAGAGAAACAGGTACTGGCCATGCGATTTGGCCTCTCTGGCAGGAAACGGCGCACGCAGAAAGAAATTGCCAGAATGCTCGGCATCTCCCGTTCATATGTATCCAGAATCGAAAAGAAGGCGATCCAGAAGATTGCCCGCGATTTCAGATGA
- a CDS encoding penicillin-binding protein 2, with translation MRNSNQWRRLVFLLLTMSLLFSLLVTRLTFIQIINAEELTRWAVRQRSQSIILGHGRGDIQDRNGISLINGIREEAIVAFPSIYHGKEDLLARGSTSKYFMDKIMSPPHSRFPFIVERGERGTLAFKPDTSIPGVVKVGVQGRYSPQVLAAHVVGHIRNSDGKGQKGIELFYDAELTSAQPPILSAFVDGRENLIEGLGIRMRGGSSGQHQPYNVVLTIDHDLQEYVERIMDAHIRQGAVVVMNPSNGDILALASRPNYQPGRVEDYLGRKDGPFNNRATISYQPGSIFKIVLSAAAFEEGLTSLFKEYSCHGSVELSEGNIPCPHVHPHAELTFTDAFAYSCNSTFIHLGQELGAEMIERYARILGLGEVAGLPLGEDAGYIPSAGKIETQIALANTSIGQGLVQITPIQAAQLIAIIANDGKKVKPRLVDSITDCHHRTVKRFPHDRGTRVLSYSTVNKLKYVLNSVTTYGTGKGAANPKYMVGGKTGTAQSGRRREGREVLNHWFVGMAPLENSRVVVVVFMEERGDLGAAEIFRSIAGRAVRAIR, from the coding sequence TTGAGAAATTCCAATCAGTGGCGGCGTCTTGTATTTCTGCTATTGACCATGTCACTATTATTTTCATTACTGGTAACAAGATTGACTTTCATACAGATCATCAATGCCGAGGAATTGACCAGATGGGCAGTGCGGCAGCGTAGCCAGAGCATCATCCTGGGGCATGGGCGGGGTGATATACAGGACCGGAACGGAATATCCCTTATCAACGGGATCCGGGAGGAAGCCATCGTTGCTTTCCCTTCGATTTACCACGGTAAAGAAGATCTTCTCGCCCGAGGTTCGACTTCGAAATATTTCATGGATAAAATAATGTCTCCGCCGCATAGCCGATTCCCATTTATTGTGGAAAGGGGGGAGAGGGGAACACTGGCTTTCAAACCCGATACCTCCATCCCGGGGGTGGTAAAGGTTGGTGTGCAGGGAAGGTACAGCCCCCAGGTGCTGGCTGCACATGTGGTGGGACATATTCGTAACAGCGATGGAAAAGGGCAGAAAGGTATAGAACTTTTTTACGATGCCGAGCTTACGAGCGCACAGCCACCGATTCTTTCCGCCTTTGTCGATGGGAGGGAGAACCTTATCGAAGGGCTGGGTATAAGAATGCGGGGGGGCTCTTCCGGACAACATCAACCGTACAACGTGGTTCTGACCATAGATCACGACCTGCAGGAATATGTGGAAAGAATCATGGATGCCCATATCAGACAGGGTGCCGTGGTGGTGATGAATCCCTCCAACGGTGATATACTGGCTCTGGCCAGCAGGCCCAATTACCAACCGGGGCGGGTGGAGGATTACCTTGGCCGCAAGGATGGGCCGTTCAACAATCGGGCGACGATCTCTTACCAGCCAGGATCCATTTTCAAAATTGTTCTTTCCGCCGCTGCTTTTGAAGAGGGCCTGACTTCCCTGTTCAAAGAATACTCTTGCCACGGTTCGGTTGAATTGTCGGAGGGCAATATACCCTGTCCACATGTACACCCGCATGCTGAACTTACATTTACAGATGCTTTTGCCTATTCGTGCAATAGTACCTTTATTCACCTTGGCCAGGAACTGGGGGCAGAAATGATCGAACGGTACGCTCGAATCCTGGGGCTGGGCGAGGTGGCCGGGCTGCCGCTGGGAGAAGATGCCGGGTACATACCATCCGCCGGGAAGATCGAAACACAAATAGCCCTGGCCAATACATCCATCGGGCAAGGGCTCGTGCAGATCACCCCGATCCAGGCAGCACAGCTGATAGCCATCATTGCCAATGACGGGAAAAAGGTCAAGCCGCGCCTGGTTGACAGTATCACGGATTGTCACCATCGGACGGTCAAGCGTTTTCCCCATGACAGGGGAACGAGGGTGCTGAGTTATTCCACCGTCAACAAGCTCAAATATGTTCTGAACAGCGTTACCACGTACGGGACTGGCAAGGGTGCTGCCAATCCGAAGTACATGGTGGGGGGGAAGACGGGGACGGCGCAAAGCGGGAGACGGCGTGAAGGGCGTGAGGTGCTCAACCATTGGTTTGTTGGAATGGCACCACTGGAGAATTCCAGGGTCGTGGTAGTTGTTTTCATGGAGGAAAGGGGGGATCTTGGTGCTGCCGAAATCTTTCGGAGCATTGCCGGGAGGGCTGTGAGAGCCATCAGATAA
- a CDS encoding U32 family peptidase — MSHPELVVPAGDLERLYMAVHYGADAVYVGGADLNLRAYVPGFSVKELEDCVQVAHRAGVKVYVALNIFAHNHHLEEAVTCIERMASLGVDALIISDPGILQLAQRIAPQVPVHLSTQAGVTNRESARFWKERGCRRLILARELSLEEIREIRKKVDVELEVFVHGAMCLAYSGRCILSSYFTGRGANRGECTQPCRWNYILAEENRLDDPLLIAEEGCGSYILSSRDLNMIEHIPELVDAGIDGFKIEGRMKGVHYVATVTRVYREAIDQYLNRSEGPTSDLDWKEELTKVSHRPYHTGFYFGRPEQVDPTSKERYRQRCTLAAVVRGYDRKEGMAFVEQRNHFLRGEELEAFGPSGKPYRFKVEKIFDLSGNELDAAPHPRQQLHIPVPGEKLAPLDILRKYLPAT; from the coding sequence ATTTCTCACCCCGAGCTGGTTGTCCCGGCCGGGGATCTGGAGAGGCTGTACATGGCCGTTCACTATGGTGCCGATGCGGTTTATGTCGGGGGGGCCGATCTCAACCTCCGTGCCTATGTCCCCGGTTTTTCTGTAAAAGAACTGGAGGATTGTGTGCAGGTAGCACATCGAGCAGGGGTGAAAGTCTATGTTGCTCTGAATATTTTCGCCCATAACCACCATCTGGAAGAGGCTGTTACCTGTATTGAAAGGATGGCCAGCCTGGGTGTGGATGCACTGATCATCTCCGATCCAGGTATTCTACAACTGGCACAAAGGATTGCCCCGCAGGTACCTGTTCACCTCAGCACACAGGCGGGAGTTACCAACCGGGAAAGCGCTCGTTTCTGGAAGGAGAGGGGATGTCGGCGCCTCATTCTGGCACGTGAACTGAGCCTGGAAGAAATCCGGGAGATCAGAAAAAAAGTGGATGTGGAACTGGAGGTTTTTGTGCATGGGGCGATGTGCCTGGCCTACTCGGGGCGATGCATTTTGAGTTCATATTTTACCGGACGGGGAGCCAACCGAGGTGAATGTACGCAGCCCTGTCGCTGGAATTACATTCTTGCGGAGGAGAACAGGCTGGATGACCCCCTCCTGATCGCGGAAGAAGGGTGTGGGAGTTACATCCTCAGTTCCAGGGATCTCAACATGATCGAACATATTCCCGAACTTGTCGATGCCGGCATCGATGGTTTCAAGATCGAGGGGCGGATGAAGGGGGTACACTATGTGGCCACCGTCACCAGGGTATACCGCGAGGCTATCGATCAATACCTGAATCGGTCGGAAGGGCCAACTTCCGATCTGGACTGGAAGGAGGAATTGACCAAGGTGAGCCACCGCCCTTACCACACCGGATTTTATTTTGGCCGCCCCGAACAGGTTGATCCCACCAGCAAGGAGAGGTATCGTCAACGCTGTACCCTGGCCGCTGTTGTCCGCGGATATGATCGGAAAGAAGGGATGGCCTTCGTGGAGCAGCGCAATCATTTTCTAAGGGGGGAGGAGCTGGAAGCCTTCGGGCCAAGCGGAAAGCCTTACAGGTTCAAGGTAGAGAAGATCTTTGATCTGTCCGGAAATGAGTTGGATGCAGCGCCCCATCCCCGGCAGCAACTGCATATCCCTGTCCCCGGGGAGAAACTGGCCCCCCTGGATATATTGCGAAAATACCTGCCTGCAACATAA